The Desulfitobacterium chlororespirans DSM 11544 genome contains a region encoding:
- a CDS encoding phosphodiester glycosidase family protein yields the protein MERLRKIPALFLAVLLSVTALPNTAMAQLPVLYQDHSQQTVTDGVTVENISRFTTGGWLNINVLRVDMTNPYVKIDTLSNDSITDDLVSISALAEKEGAVAAVNSSFFNPLTAGKGYADGPTVRAGDLLSTSAWYNRSKNEMASLSVDYANQLLFHYWKNDLTLIAGNDTAFAVTQYNQPSRQGYQDLTVLDRKWGPVAIGASENCPDLVEIVVSGNKILEIREGQPAAEIPEEGFVVVSRGEQAAKLLEQAAPGEQLQFQVTSTPDWNDLKMSTTGTSLLIQDGEIPATFSYSTPSFNQRNPRTIAGSTEDGSELILVTVDGRQDNSIGLTQQESAELMLELGAYQAIMFDGGASTTMAARQPGAFSPEVVNLPSEGILRNVASGIGIFSAAPAGRLDRLIIETEDTNIFADTSRTFSLKGIDRYANPVKIDPREVQWNVSGIDGSFQDNILYPVSPGTGKVTATLGGLKEELDIRVLNAPVQLTLNPARFDLPLYQNKAIRVKGLDPQGYAAVIEGRDVQWNVDGDIGSCEAGVFTPVTTGTGTIRAGVGDTHAYSAVAVTLDAIELLHPFESSGRSEEPRFQTDPQTSQGYFELSADQFYAGESSGQLVYDFLYGNSEDQISVLFAEQGLPLDPATTGLSLWLYNISPNSNRIKGEVIDSADVKHTVEFTSDLNWTGWKESTASLSGIDSPAYLTRLYIENTDPATPWGKIYFDELSALIQKRPTIDPSTIPADTLPKDEANRQAAFTSGPDNFLFSLLTGGKAPGIYTAPLTQAGAGDAPTPILAAGSGYQSSSYQNSTFLQLDVSQGGLRRSDPQQWTRLFTTLDDIQSANVFLLMSLSPADFINAKEAQLLKDTLANYREATGKNIWVLFPGPVDQSELDRGVRYIS from the coding sequence ATGGAGAGATTAAGAAAAATTCCGGCCCTGTTTCTTGCCGTCCTTTTAAGTGTGACGGCGCTTCCCAACACGGCAATGGCCCAATTGCCCGTCCTCTACCAGGATCATTCCCAACAAACCGTTACGGACGGCGTAACCGTGGAGAACATATCCCGTTTTACCACAGGCGGCTGGTTGAATATTAATGTGCTGCGCGTGGATATGACTAACCCTTATGTGAAAATTGACACCCTAAGCAATGACTCGATCACCGACGACCTGGTCAGCATTTCCGCCCTGGCCGAAAAAGAGGGGGCCGTGGCTGCTGTCAACAGCAGTTTCTTTAATCCGCTCACCGCCGGCAAAGGCTATGCAGACGGTCCCACCGTCCGGGCCGGCGATCTTTTGTCCACCTCCGCCTGGTACAACCGGAGCAAAAATGAAATGGCTTCCCTTTCCGTTGATTATGCTAATCAGCTGCTTTTTCACTATTGGAAAAATGACCTTACCCTCATCGCCGGAAACGATACCGCCTTTGCCGTTACCCAGTACAACCAGCCGAGCAGGCAAGGCTACCAAGACCTTACGGTCCTGGATCGCAAGTGGGGACCTGTGGCCATCGGCGCCTCCGAAAACTGCCCCGATCTGGTTGAAATCGTCGTAAGCGGGAACAAAATCCTGGAGATCCGGGAAGGACAGCCTGCCGCCGAGATTCCCGAGGAAGGTTTCGTCGTCGTCTCCCGGGGCGAGCAGGCGGCTAAGCTTCTGGAACAGGCCGCCCCTGGAGAACAGCTCCAATTCCAAGTCACCTCCACGCCGGACTGGAACGACCTGAAGATGTCCACCACCGGAACCTCCCTTCTTATCCAGGACGGAGAAATCCCCGCCACTTTTTCTTACAGCACCCCCAGCTTTAATCAACGAAACCCCCGGACCATAGCCGGCAGTACCGAAGATGGGAGTGAACTCATCCTGGTTACAGTTGACGGAAGGCAGGATAACAGCATCGGCTTGACCCAGCAGGAATCCGCCGAGCTGATGCTGGAATTAGGGGCGTATCAAGCCATTATGTTTGACGGCGGCGCCTCCACCACCATGGCCGCCCGACAGCCCGGGGCCTTTTCCCCTGAGGTGGTCAACCTTCCTTCCGAAGGCATCCTGAGAAATGTGGCGTCAGGCATCGGGATTTTCTCCGCAGCCCCCGCCGGCCGGCTGGACCGCCTGATCATCGAGACCGAAGACACCAACATATTTGCCGATACTTCGAGAACTTTTTCCCTTAAGGGCATCGACCGCTATGCCAATCCAGTGAAGATCGACCCAAGGGAAGTTCAGTGGAATGTCAGCGGGATCGACGGCAGTTTTCAGGACAATATCCTCTATCCGGTTTCCCCGGGCACCGGAAAAGTAACCGCCACCCTCGGCGGTCTGAAGGAGGAGCTGGACATCCGGGTCTTAAACGCCCCAGTGCAGCTTACCCTCAATCCAGCCAGATTCGACCTTCCTTTGTACCAAAATAAAGCCATCCGGGTAAAAGGTCTCGACCCCCAAGGTTATGCCGCGGTCATCGAAGGCCGGGATGTTCAATGGAACGTTGACGGCGACATCGGTAGTTGCGAAGCCGGCGTGTTCACCCCCGTCACCACCGGTACCGGCACTATCCGGGCCGGCGTCGGCGACACCCATGCCTACAGTGCCGTTGCCGTTACTTTGGATGCCATAGAACTCCTGCATCCCTTCGAAAGCTCCGGCCGGTCGGAGGAGCCACGCTTCCAAACCGACCCGCAAACAAGCCAGGGTTATTTCGAGCTTAGCGCTGATCAATTCTACGCCGGGGAGTCTTCCGGACAGCTGGTGTATGATTTCTTATACGGTAACTCTGAGGACCAGATCTCTGTTCTCTTTGCCGAGCAGGGGCTCCCCCTTGATCCGGCCACTACCGGGTTATCCCTGTGGCTTTATAATATCAGCCCCAACTCGAACCGCATCAAGGGAGAAGTCATAGACTCCGCCGATGTGAAACACACCGTCGAATTTACTTCCGACCTCAATTGGACCGGCTGGAAAGAGAGCACAGCATCCTTATCCGGGATCGACTCTCCCGCTTATCTCACCAGGCTCTACATAGAAAACACCGATCCTGCCACCCCTTGGGGGAAGATCTATTTTGACGAATTGTCGGCACTGATCCAGAAGCGCCCGACCATCGATCCGAGCACCATCCCCGCAGATACCCTGCCCAAAGATGAAGCGAACCGGCAGGCTGCCTTCACCTCCGGTCCCGACAATTTCCTGTTTTCCTTGCTCACCGGGGGCAAAGCACCGGGTATTTACACCGCTCCCCTCACTCAAGCGGGAGCCGGGGATGCCCCAACACCTATACTGGCCGCCGGTTCAGGGTATCAATCCTCTAGTTATCAAAACAGCACTTTCCTC
- a CDS encoding DMT family transporter: MNRSYIKYIASLILFGFNGIVASHISLSSYEIVFTRTLIGSLFLVLVFGFSKQKMRFLSNKSHFLYLCLSGVAMGASWMFLYEAYTQIGVSIATLAYYCGPVIVMVLSPLLFKERMTSAKLIGFLAVLTGMLCVSGQAMSEEKTLFGLICGLLSAVMYAVMVIFNKKAVSITGLENSMWQLMASFATVFLFLGLKQGFSINIASGDWLPILILGIVNTGIGCYFYFSSIGLLPVQTVAICGYLEPLSALLFSAALLGERLSLVQILGALLILGGAAFGELYRRKLPANSSLTT, translated from the coding sequence ATGAACAGGTCCTATATCAAATACATAGCCTCCCTGATTTTGTTCGGCTTCAACGGAATCGTGGCTAGTCATATTTCTTTAAGCAGCTATGAAATTGTGTTTACAAGAACACTCATCGGCAGTCTGTTTCTGGTTCTTGTCTTCGGTTTTTCCAAACAGAAGATGCGGTTTTTAAGCAATAAATCCCACTTTCTCTATCTGTGCCTATCCGGCGTGGCCATGGGGGCCAGCTGGATGTTTCTTTATGAAGCATATACCCAAATCGGTGTGAGCATTGCCACCCTGGCCTATTACTGCGGTCCTGTGATTGTTATGGTCCTTTCTCCCCTTCTTTTCAAAGAAAGGATGACAAGTGCCAAACTTATAGGTTTTCTCGCCGTACTGACGGGCATGCTTTGTGTCTCCGGTCAGGCGATGTCTGAGGAGAAGACCCTTTTCGGATTGATATGCGGACTGTTATCCGCCGTGATGTACGCCGTTATGGTGATCTTCAATAAAAAAGCAGTCAGCATAACCGGACTTGAAAACTCGATGTGGCAGCTGATGGCAAGCTTCGCCACTGTCTTCCTCTTCCTTGGCCTGAAACAGGGTTTTTCCATTAACATTGCCTCGGGAGATTGGCTGCCCATTCTGATTTTAGGCATCGTCAACACCGGTATCGGCTGTTATTTCTATTTTTCCTCCATTGGCCTTTTGCCGGTGCAGACAGTAGCCATTTGCGGTTATCTGGAACCCCTTTCCGCTTTGCTTTTTTCGGCTGCTCTCCTGGGGGAGAGATTAAGCTTAGTGCAAATCCTTGGGGCACTGCTGATCTTAGGGGGCGCTGCTTTTGGGGAATTGTACCGTCGGAAACTCCCGGCCAACTCTTCTCTGACCACATGA
- a CDS encoding YopX family protein — translation MKRLKFRVWNKVSKKMHNPQAISFDIQNCNPFAVSIPAKSWDPAEKYELLQWTGLRDESGTDVYEGDLVLIDYEIYRVHWHESEAAFKLISLKGSLEKDAGLLPTGKIIGNTYETENL, via the coding sequence TTGAAACGACTGAAATTTCGCGTGTGGAATAAAGTATCCAAGAAAATGCATAATCCCCAAGCCATCAGTTTTGATATCCAGAACTGCAATCCCTTTGCCGTAAGCATCCCAGCGAAATCCTGGGATCCTGCTGAGAAATATGAGTTGCTGCAATGGACCGGTTTAAGGGATGAGAGTGGCACAGATGTCTATGAAGGGGATTTAGTTCTCATCGACTATGAAATTTACAGAGTTCATTGGCATGAATCTGAAGCAGCCTTTAAGCTTATATCTCTGAAAGGTTCCCTGGAGAAGGACGCCGGCCTCCTTCCTACGGGCAAAATTATCGGCAATACATATGAAACGGAGAATCTTTAG